AAATGCAGTTAAAGAAAAATCCGGGACGTTCCACGGAACTGGGACTGGACAATATCAACCAGCGTTACCTGCATCTTTTGGACAAAAAAATAGAAATAGAAACGACCAACGATTTTTTCAGGGTCAAACTTCCATTAATTTATGAATATATTAATCATTGAAGATGAGATAAAAACAGCCAAATCTTTGGCGCAGATCATTACTTCGATACGCCCCGAGGCTAAAATTGTTGCCACCATACAAAGCGTGGAAAGAGCAGTGTTATATCTGTCAGAAAACACGCAGCCAGATCTGATTTTCATGGACATCCAGCTTTCGGATGGCTTGTGTTTCCAGATTTTTGAGTCCGTAAAAGTGGTTCCTCCTGTGATATTTTGTACGGCTTATGACAATTATGCGATTGAAGCATTTAAAGCAAACGGCATTGATTATCTGCTTAAACCGTTTAAAAAAGAACATATTGAATCTGCGCTTGATAAGCTGAGCAATCTGAGATCTTACTTTTCAGCAGAAAAACCACTGGTGCCTGATCTGGAATTACTATTGAAAAAACTTGGTGAGCCTGACGGAAAGAAGAGTTTTCTGGTTTTCAACAAAAACAAATACATGACCGTGAAAACAGAAAGCATCGCGTTTTTCTACATTCACAACGAATCGACCTGCATTGTAACTTTTGACCAGCATGAATATTCAATTTCCCAGCCTTTGGAAGAAATACAGAATATCGTTCAATCCAGCCAGTTTTACAGATTGAACAGACAGTATCTGATAAATTTTGAAGCCGTGAAAGAAGTAGAACATTATTTTTCACGAAAGCTTTTTGTAAAATTAACCGTTCCTACGGCTGAGAAATTATTACTGGGAAAAGAGAAAGTCAGCAGCTTTTTAAATTGGCTGGAAAACCGCTAGCTACGTCAAAAGTCAATAACGTTTTTTCTGATTATCGAAACGGATATGCTCTTTTGAATGTTAAACGAAAAAATGAGAAGAAGTCATGCCAGAACTACAACTTACCGGTCTTCAAAAAAGAGCCGAAAAATATATCAACAAACAGATCACCTACGCAAAAATGCCTGGTGAATTTGTTCGGGGCAATTTTATTGGTTTTGACAAGGATTCCATTGATCGTGCAGTCATCCAACTTTCCAATGCTGCGGATCGGATGACAGTTCCATTGATGTATGTTGTAAATTATTTTGAAGAAAAGGACGACGCAAAAAAAATCGACGTGGGCAATGAAGGTTATGTACCAAGGCCTCCATATAAACCACACAAACAGCCGAAATAATCAACTTCTAAACGGCGAAGAAAGATAATGATGCCACAAAATCATCGTTGCCACGGTACGATACGGCTTCCAGCTTTCGGCCACTTCAAGTAAACTTTCTCGTGATGTGCTTTTATCCAGTTTTTTCGCTCTTTTTAAAGCATTCACCGCCGCCAGATCGCCAATTGGAAAAATATCCGCTCGTTGTAAAACAAACATCAAATAGATATCGGTTGTCCAGTTACC
The nucleotide sequence above comes from Dyadobacter subterraneus. Encoded proteins:
- a CDS encoding LytR/AlgR family response regulator transcription factor, which codes for MNILIIEDEIKTAKSLAQIITSIRPEAKIVATIQSVERAVLYLSENTQPDLIFMDIQLSDGLCFQIFESVKVVPPVIFCTAYDNYAIEAFKANGIDYLLKPFKKEHIESALDKLSNLRSYFSAEKPLVPDLELLLKKLGEPDGKKSFLVFNKNKYMTVKTESIAFFYIHNESTCIVTFDQHEYSISQPLEEIQNIVQSSQFYRLNRQYLINFEAVKEVEHYFSRKLFVKLTVPTAEKLLLGKEKVSSFLNWLENR